Below is a window of Tolypothrix bouteillei VB521301 DNA.
GGAACTGGATTTTATCATCCTCCTTGTCGCACGGGAATTTTTAGAGTTGTTGAGAATTTGGCTTATGGTCTGAAAAATTCACAAGAGTGCGATTTAATTTTCTGTACGCATGGCATTTCTTTAAGATTATGTGAGGTTCTTGGTTACTTAGAATCAAATCCAGAACTCGCGAAAGTCCCTCTAAGTTATAACAGCAAAAACGTAAAATTTAGACGAAGTTTCTACAAGGTTTATCAAGAACTCAACCAAAAACTGACAGACATTCCAGCTTCACAAAAACTAACACCTGAGATATTAAGGCTTAGGGCGCTCAGAAAGGTTTTGACTTACGTAGCGCAAAGTGTAGAATTCTTTTATCAACCGATTACACCCAACAGTCTTGCTGAAGCAGAGATATATCATTCACCTTATGAGGCAATTCCGGATGAAATAAGAAAAGCAGCAACTCCTATAAAAAAAATTCTCACAGTACACGATTTAATTCCAATTATACATCCAGATTTTTTTGAATTTAATAAGGATACTGTCGAAAAAGCTCTATCAAGTTTAGATCCTGAGTCTTGGATTTTATGTGTTTCTCAATCAACTAAAGATGACTTATGCAATTACTCAAGCATTATTGACCCTTCTAAAGTTTTTGTCACTCACTTAGCTGCTTCAAAACTTTTCTACCCTTGCTTGGATTCTCAAGAAATTGAAGCAACGTGTGGTAAATATAACATACCAAACGCACCCTATATACTCAGTTTAAGTACCTTAGAACCCCGGAAAAATATTGACCTGACAATTCGATGTTTTCTTCAGCTCATTCAGCAAGAAAAGATTCAAGATTTAAATCTCGTTTTGGTTGGGGCAAAAGGTTGGAAGTATGACAAAGTTTTTGCCGAAATCTCCAAAAATCCTATCTTAAAAGACCGCATTATCACCACAGGCTACGTTGCGGATGAAGATTTGGCGGCTGTATACAGTGGTGCGATCGCCTTTGTTTATCCCTCCTTCTACGAAGGTTTTGGTCTACCTCCCTTGGAAGCCATGCAGTGCGGTGTTCCTGTCATTACTTCCAATACCTCTTCGTTACCTGAAGTGGTTGGTGATGCTGGAATCATGCTTGACCCCAAAGACGCTGATGGGCTTTGTCACAGTTTGTTTGAGCTTTACAACCAGCCCGGATTGCGAAAGTCCATGTCATACAAATCTCTAGAGCAGGCAAAAAAATTTAGTTGGGAAAAATGTACTCAACAAACACTGACTG
It encodes the following:
- a CDS encoding glycosyltransferase family 4 protein, whose amino-acid sequence is MKVLYDISWLGTGFYHPPCRTGIFRVVENLAYGLKNSQECDLIFCTHGISLRLCEVLGYLESNPELAKVPLSYNSKNVKFRRSFYKVYQELNQKLTDIPASQKLTPEILRLRALRKVLTYVAQSVEFFYQPITPNSLAEAEIYHSPYEAIPDEIRKAATPIKKILTVHDLIPIIHPDFFEFNKDTVEKALSSLDPESWILCVSQSTKDDLCNYSSIIDPSKVFVTHLAASKLFYPCLDSQEIEATCGKYNIPNAPYILSLSTLEPRKNIDLTIRCFLQLIQQEKIQDLNLVLVGAKGWKYDKVFAEISKNPILKDRIITTGYVADEDLAAVYSGAIAFVYPSFYEGFGLPPLEAMQCGVPVITSNTSSLPEVVGDAGIMLDPKDADGLCHSLFELYNQPGLRKSMSYKSLEQAKKFSWEKCTQQTLTAYKTAISF